In Streptomyces rapamycinicus NRRL 5491, the genomic stretch CGCGGAGGGAGTCGGCGGACCCGAAGGACGAGGTCGTGGTCCGGCACGGCCGGGTCCTGGTCATGAACCGCATGACCGTGGTCAAGGACGGACGGCCGCTCGGGTCCGTCACCACCCTGCGGGACCGCACCGAGCTGGCGAGGCTGGAGCGCGAGATCGGCTCCTTCCGCTCCACCTCCGAGCTGCTGCGCGCGCAGACCCATGAGTTCGCCAACCAGTTGCACACCATCTCCGGGCTGATCCAGATCGGCGAGCAGGAGGAGGTGGTGCGCTACATCCGGGCGCTGAACCAGCGGCGTCAGTCGCTCGACATGTCCATCGGCCGCCGGGTCCGGGACACCGCCATCGCCGCGCTGCTGATGGCGAAGGCGTCCCAGGCCGCCGAGCGGAAGGTGGCCCTGCGCCTGTCGGACCGCACCGCGCTGGACCGGCTGACGCCCGAGGACGCCGCCGATGTGGCGACCGTGGTCGGCAATCTGGTCGACAACGCCATCGACGCCGCCACGTCCGAGCACGGCGGTGGGAACAAGGATGGCGACGGGGAGGGCGACGAGCCGTGGGTGGAGGTCGAGCTGCGGCAGGACCACACCAGTGTGGAGATCGTGGTGCGCGACTCCGGTCCCGGCGTCGCCCCCGGACTCGCCCAGGAGGTCTTCGCCCACGGCTTCACCACCAAGGCCGCCCGGGAGGGCGAGCGCGGCATCGGACTCGCGCTCACCCGGCTCGTCTGCGAGCGCCGCGGCGGCGAGATCGCGGTGACCAACACCAGCCAGGGCGCGATGTTCAGCGCCCGCATGTCCGTCAGCCACCCCGCCGGCGCGGTGGCGGAAGGAGCGACCCGATGACCGAGTCGGCCGGCACGATCGATGTGCTCGTCGTGGACGACGACTTCATGGTGGCGCGCGTCCACCGCACCTTCGTGGAGCGGGTGGCGCCGTTCCGCGTCGTCGGCACCGCCCACACCGGTGAGCAGGCGATCGAGGCGGTCGACGCGCTCCGGCCCGACCTGGTCCTGCTCGACCTCTATCTGCCGGACCTCTTCGGCCTGGACGTCATCCCCCGGCTGCGCACCGCCGGGCACGACTGCGACGTCATGGTGATCACCGCGGCCCGGGAGGCCGACGCGGTGCGCGGCGCCGTCCGCCAGGGTGTGGTGGACTACCTCCTCAAGCCCTTCGACTACGAGGACCTCCAGCCCCGCCTGGAACGCTATGCGACCCAGCGCGGGCGGCTGCTCAC encodes the following:
- a CDS encoding sensor histidine kinase, which produces MVAAFRRQTLAGEMLLLQLAIVVVVLMAVAAVSLAQSEATFNRVEGRRVGALAEQLAAQPLVRSRLVGPSPAEALAPLVYSARVQSRVTSVTVADRRGRVVSSTNPTVLGDRLPLGEGVGAGRGWSGTLAWDGSRELVAQVPVVGATGDDLGRHLGTVMIGEASPTVWQRLSGASSYLPVYLGVASALGVVGSWLLARRVKRQTLGLEPREITGLAEHREAMLYGIAEGVVALDPQHRVTLVNDMGRRLLELPEDCVGRNLAELGIEGRLLDVLAGARRESADPKDEVVVRHGRVLVMNRMTVVKDGRPLGSVTTLRDRTELARLEREIGSFRSTSELLRAQTHEFANQLHTISGLIQIGEQEEVVRYIRALNQRRQSLDMSIGRRVRDTAIAALLMAKASQAAERKVALRLSDRTALDRLTPEDAADVATVVGNLVDNAIDAATSEHGGGNKDGDGEGDEPWVEVELRQDHTSVEIVVRDSGPGVAPGLAQEVFAHGFTTKAAREGERGIGLALTRLVCERRGGEIAVTNTSQGAMFSARMSVSHPAGAVAEGATR
- a CDS encoding response regulator; this encodes MTESAGTIDVLVVDDDFMVARVHRTFVERVAPFRVVGTAHTGEQAIEAVDALRPDLVLLDLYLPDLFGLDVIPRLRTAGHDCDVMVITAAREADAVRGAVRQGVVDYLLKPFDYEDLQPRLERYATQRGRLLTTVVRGQADVDRVLAGAFAPPAGGALPKGLSVETAQLVERALREADGTVSAAETATAIGISRVSARRYLEYFHTTGHVDVSLRYGTAGRPERRYSRRA